DNA sequence from the Brachybacterium avium genome:
TGCCCACCTGCAGGGCGACCCGCTTGCCGCAGAGGTCCCCGGGATCGATGTCATAGGGATTGCCCGTCTTGACGGCGTAGGAGATCCCGGCCTGGAAGTAGGAGACCATGCTGACGGCCTCGAGCCGCTCCTCGTTGACGGTGAAGCTCGAGATGCCGAGGTCATAGGTGGAGCCGACGGCGGGGATGATCTGCGCGAACACCGCCGCCTCGGTGCGGGTGGCCAGCCCCAGCACCGCACCGATCGCGGCGAGGATGTCGATGTCGTAACCGACTGCCTCGCCGCTGGAGCCGACGAACTCGCCCGGCGCGTAGTTCAGAGCGGCACCGTTGATCAGCTCTCCGCGCTCGCGGATCGCTGCGGGGACCAGGGCAGCGATCTCCGGGACCTCGGCGATATCCGACAGGTCCACCTCGGGCACGGTGTTCGACTCGGCATCCAGGCGCTCGGAGGCGCGGGTGCACGAAGCGAGCGACGGGGCGAGCAGCCCCGTGGCCAGGGCCAGAGGTGCGGCCCGCAGCAGGGTGCGGCGGCGAGGGCGATACGACATCACCGATGAATACTATTCACGGCCTTGCATGGAAACAAGTTGCTGTCGTGTGCTTCACCGACGGCCCCGTCGCGCCCGGCCTCAGCCGTCCAGCGCGATCCCGCCGGTCGTCGTCGCCGCCTCTTCCTCAGCGTCGATGTCCACCGCCGCGCCCTCGAACTGCGAGCGGTACAGCCGGGCATAGGCCCCGCCGAGCGCGAGCAGCTCGTCGTGATCGCCCTGCTCGACGATGTCCCCGTCCTCCATCACCAGGATCAGATCCGCATCGCGGATGGTGGACAGGCGGTGGGCGATGACGAAGCTGGTGCGGCCCGCACGCAGGCGGTTCATCGCGTTCTGGACCAGCACCTCGGTACGGGTGTCCACGCTCGAGGTGGCCTCGTCGAGGATCAGCAGGTTGGGCTGGGCGAGGAAGGCGCGAGCGATGGTCATCAGCTGCTTCTCACCGGCGGACAGCGAGGACTCGTCGTCGTCCACGATCGTGTCGTAACCATCAGGCAGCTGGCGGGCGAAGTCGTCGACGTGGGTGGCGCGGGCCGCCTCGATGACCTCCTCGTCGGTCGCATCCAGGCGGCCGTAGCGGATGTTCTCCATGAGGCTGCCCTTGAACAGCCAGGTGTCCTGGAGGACCATCCCGGTGCGCTCGCGCAGCTGGGCGCGGGTCAGGTCGCGGATGTCGATCCCGTCGATCGTGATCCGGCCGCCGTCGACCTCGTAGAACCGCATCACCAGGTTCACCAGAGTGGTCTTGCCGGC
Encoded proteins:
- a CDS encoding ABC transporter substrate-binding protein; this translates as MSYRPRRRTLLRAAPLALATGLLAPSLASCTRASERLDAESNTVPEVDLSDIAEVPEIAALVPAAIRERGELINGAALNYAPGEFVGSSGEAVGYDIDILAAIGAVLGLATRTEAAVFAQIIPAVGSTYDLGISSFTVNEERLEAVSMVSYFQAGISYAVKTGNPYDIDPGDLCGKRVALQVGTYQEELSIERSAECREIDQSAYDLLAYTSNSDAATNVAGGKGDILMADSPVTAYAIARSRGTLEAIGEIEESALNGIVVAKDQPELAEALRAALQHLIDSGHMERILAAWGNDAGMIPTSEVNPQP